In the Sandaracinus amylolyticus genome, GACGTCGCCACCTTCGCCGCGGGCGCGTGGGGGATCTTCCATCCGTACCCGCGCGCGCTCGTTCTCGCGGTCCTCGCGGTCCTCCCCATCGTCGCGATGGGCGTGCTCGCGACCGGAGGCGGGAGGTACTCGCTGGACGATGGGCGGAACGATCCGAGAGCACGGCTCGTCATCCCCATGCTGATGCCCAGCGTGGTCCTCGGGCTACGCGCGCTCATCGACTTCACGACGATGGACGTCGGTGCGCTGATCGGTTGGGCCACGGCGTGCTGGGTCGGTCCCACTGTCCTCGTGGTGCTCCTCGATCCCGCCCTCCGCGCGCGCTGGTGGAAGCCGCTCCCCTTCGCGCTCCTCTTCATCGGCTACGCCGTGGCTGTGCCCGCGCACGCGAACATGATGCTGAGCTCGGGGCCCGCGACCACGACGCAGGTCGAGGTGCTCGACAAGCACGTATCGCGTGGTCAGGGCGGAGGACCGGAGCTGCGCCTCGCGGCGTGGGGCGAGCGCGACGAGGAGTCAGTGCGGGTGAATCGCGCGCTCTACGACGCGACCGAGGTCGGCGAGCGCGTGTGCATCGATCTCTACGACGGCGCGCTCGGCGCGCGCTGGTTCGTGGTGCGCGCCTGCGAGCTCACCCCGCCTTGAGCTTCAGCGTCTCTCCACCCCCGAACATCCGCGGCTGCATCCGGAACCCCGGCGCGACCACGCGCAGCGCGCCGTCCTCGTCGGTCACGCCCTCGCCCACGAAGTACGAGCGCGCCTCGGGCGACACCATCCCGCGCAGCTCGCCGAGCCGCGCCCGCGCCGCCGCGCCGTACAGCGAATATCCGTGCAGGTCCGCCTGCACCGCGCAGTCCTCGAGCGACGCGCGCCCTCCGATCGAGTCTCCGCGCCGCAGCCGCACCGCCGCGTCCAACAGGCCGCCCCAGATCGGCCCGTAGGGCAGCGGATGTTTGCCCAGCTTGCGCGCGATCTTCGCGACGCGCCGCAGCCCGCTGGTGTCGCCGTGGTCGGCGCACGCGAGCCACAAGCGCCCTTCGAGCGCCTGCATCTCGGCGCCCCACGTGACCACCCAGCCGACCGACGTGCGCTGCACCCGCGCGAGCCGCGCGAGGTGCTCGCGCAGCTCGGGCACGCCCGCGCCGCGATGCAGGTCGATCTCGGCGTCGGCGCGCACCCGATACCAGTCGTTGCCGCCCCAGCGACCGAGCGCGCTCTCGGACACCCGATCGAGCTCGAGCCGTGCCGCATCCGGTCCGTCCTGCAGCAACGGACCGAGGTTCGCGGCGAGCGTCGCCGTCGTCTCGAGATACACGTTGCCGCGCCACACCGCGTCGCGCCGCAGTCGCACCAGCTCGCGCCGCAGCGCATCGATGCGTCCGAGGTAGCGCTGGCACCCGAGCACGAACACGGCGACCTGCGACGCGTTCGCGACGCGCTGCTGCGGCTCCTCGCTCCAGATCGACTCGCCTTCGCGGAAGAGCGCGATCGCCGCCTGGAATCGCCCCGAGAAATAACAGCGGATCGCGTCGCCGATCCGCAGCCACGCGCGGTGCTCGATCGCGCTGTCGCCCTCGAAGAGCTGGTGCGCGAGCTGTGATGCGCGCATCGCGTGCTCGATCCCCGACGCGTCGAACGTCAGCGAGATCCCCGCCTCGCGGCACAAGCAGAGCCCGAGCATCGCGCGGTCGCGGGTGCGCAGCGCGAGCACGAGCGTGCGCGCGTGGAGCCACGTCGCGAGCAGCGGGTCGAGGATCGGCAGGTGCATGAACGCCGTCATGTAGAGACGGTGCTCGGCCGCGGAGCGCGCGGGCGCCGCGCCGTCGACGTGCGTGGGCAGGCCGAACATGCGCAGCCGCGTGCGGTGCCAGAGATACGCGATCGCCGTGGCGATGCGCGAGCGCGGCACCGTGACGCCCACGTCGCGACACAGGCGTCGCAGCAGATCGAGCGCCTGGGTGACGTGGCCGCTGATCGAGAGCTGCTCGAGCGCGCGGGTGCGCAGCTCGAGCGCGCATCCGGCGTCGGTCGTCGCGTCCGCCGCGGCGAGGAAGCCCTGTGCCGCCTCGAGCGCGCCGCGCCCTGCGTTCGAGAGCGCGCCCGCGAGCGCGAGCCGCAGCCCGAGCTCGCGTGGACCGTCGTGACGACCGAGCTCGAGCGCGAACCGATAGAGCTCGGCCGCGCGATCGAACGCGAGCGTGCGCTCGGCGCGTCGCGCCGCGGCCTCCGCGGCCTGCGCCGCGCGCTCGCTGTGCCCCGCGGCCGCGAGGTGCCGCACGAGCTCGAGCGTGCTGTCGTCGTCGCCCGCCACGCGCGAGAGCGCATCGGCGAGCGCGGCGTGCACGCTCGTCTTCGCCGGCTGGGTGAGCCCGGCCTCGACCGCCTCGCGGATGCGATCGTGCCAGGGCTCGAGGCGTCCTCCCTCGGCGCGCGCGCGCAGCAGCTGCGCGCCCACGAGGTCGTCGAGGGCCGTGGCACAACGCGCCCGCGGCAGCCCCGCGGCAGCCTCGATCACCTCGCGCGAGAGCGGCACGCCGGCGACGCACACGAGCTCGAGCACCGAGCGCGCATCGTCGGCGAGGGAGCGCGCGCGCTCGCGGATCACGTCGTCGAGGCGCAGCGTGGCGTCGCGATCGCCGAGCCGATGCAGCAGCTGATGCAGGAACATCGGGTGACCGCCGCTCTCGCGCACGATCTCGTCGAGCGCGCCGGCCTCCGCGCCCGCCTGCGAGAGCTCGCCCGCCAGCGCGCGCGTCTCGCTCTCGGTCAGTCGTCCGAGCGCGACCGTGGTCGACTGGAACGAGGGCGCGGTCTGGAAGGTCGTGGTCGTCTCGGTCGACAGCGCCTCGTTCGTCGGCAGCCCGCGCTGGGTGATCACGAGCACGAGCGGAGGCGAGTCGGGGTGCGTCGCGAGATCGCCGAAGAGCAGATCGCTGTCGCGATCGGCCCAGTGCCAGTCGTCGATCGCGATGACGATGGGCCCCTCGCGCGAGAGGTTGCGCAGGAGCTCGCGGAACGCGTCGAACGCCTCGCGGCGCATGCGCTCGGGGTTGCGGGTGTCGGGCGCTCCGTCGGTCGCGACGAGGTCCGCGATGCTCTCGACGCGCGCGAGCACCGGGAACACGCGCACCAGCGCGGGCACGCTCGGTGGCACGAGCCACCGCACCTGCGCGGTGCCGCGGGTCTCCTCGAGCCGCCGCAGGTGCCGCGTGAGCGCGTCGATCACGCCGTCCCACGCCTTGTAGGGCACGAGCTCGTTCGCGTAGCAGCGCCCGGTGAGCCGCACGACGTCGGCGTGCGCGTGCTGCACGTCCTCGAGGAAGCGCCGCACCAGCGCGCTCTTGCCGACGCCCGACTCGCCGACGACGCGCAGCACGATCGGTCTTCCGCGCCGGCGATGTTGATCGAACGCGGTGCGCAGCACGCGCAGCTCGCTGTCGCGACCGACGAACGGCACCGACGCCGCGGGCTCGCGCAGCACCGCTTCGGTGACCGGGGTCCCCGCCACCCGCAGGATCGACGCGAGCTCGGGGCGCTCGGCGGGATCGGGCGCGAGCATCTCGACGACGAGCGCGTCGAGATCGGCGGGGCAGGGCACCATCGCCGAGGGCCACGGCGGCGCCTCCTCGGCCTTGCGGGCGAGCACGCGCACCGGTGGGCCGTCGAAGGGCACGACGCCGGTGATCGCCTCGAAGAGCATCGCGCCGATCGAGTACCAGTCCGCCGCCGGGCCGACCGCTTCGCCGGTCGCCTGCTCGGGCGCCATGTACACGACCGTGCCCTCGATCGCGCGTCGCGTCGCGGTCGAGCCACCGAGGTGCGGGCGCGCGATGCCGAAGTCGATCAGCACGACGCGGCCCTCGGGCGTGACGAGCACGTTCGACGGCTTGAGGTCGCGGTGCACGTGCCCTGCGGCGTGCAGCGCGGCGACGCCCGACGCGAGCTGACCGAGCGAGTGCCGGAGTCGGTGCTCGTCGTAGCCGCTCGGCGGCCGCGCCGTGGTGCGCGCGAGCGGATCGATCGAGCGGGTCGCGCTCGGTCGTGCGTCGTCGGCGAGCGGCGACTGCGACGAGTCGAGCTCGATGCGCAGCGTGTCGTCGGCCGAGGGCGTGCTCGGCGGGCGCGAGCGCGACGTGTGGCGGCCGCGGACCCACGTCAGCAGGTCGACGCCGTGCACGCGCTCCATCGTGAAGAACCACTCGCCGGCTTCGCCGAAGAGCTCGCCGAGGCGCACGAGGTTCGGATGGCGCAGGTCCGCGAGCGTGCGGAACTCGCGCTTGAAGTGATAGACGCTCTGCGCGCTCGGCGCGTCGCGCATGACCTTCAGCGCGACGACCGTGCCCTGCTCGCGATCGTGGGCCTCGTAGACGATGCCCATGCCGCCGCGGCCGAGCACGCCCGTGATCTCGAACCTGCCGCGCAGCAGATGGCCAGGCGCCAGTGAGAGATCCACAGCGGAGGATTGTAGTCGTTCTGCCCGTCGTTTCGTGCGCCGATCCTCACGTGCGTCGCGCGCTCACGAGAGGCGCGCGAGTCCCACACGCTGCATCACGAAGCTGCGCCCGCGCGCTCGCTTGGTGCATCCTCGCGCGCCATGCGTGCCCATCTCGCTCCGTTCCTGTGCCTCGTCGCGCTCTCGCTCGTCGCCTGTGGAAACGACGACACCGAAGCCGACCGCGTCGGTGTCGCCGCCGAGTGCACCGTCGACGCCGACTGTCCGGTGATCGAGTGCGACGTCGAGCCGTGCCCGGTGCTCGCGTGCCTGACCCAGTTCGCCGGGGGCTACTGCGGCATCGCGGACTGCACCGCGGACATCGACTGCCCCGAGGGCTCGGCGTGCGTCGCCCACGACGACGGCCGCAACTACTGCTTCCGGCTCTGCGCGAACAAGCCGGAGTGCAACCTGCGCCGCTCGGTCGACGTCGAGGCGAACTGCTCGTCGAGCGTCGAGTTCGTCGAGCCGCAGACGCTGCGCGCGTGCGTCCCGCCCTCGTCGGGCATCTGATCGCGTGGATCCGCGCGAGCGCGCGTTCGTGATCGTGCTCTCGATCGTCGTGCTCGGCGCGACGCTCTCGCCGCTCCTGCGTCATCCCGACGAGGACTCGTTCCCGCTCAGCACGTACCCGATGTTCTCGCACGCACGGCCGCGCGAGCTGGTGATGGTGCACGCGCTCGGGCTCGACGACGCGGGCGCGCGCACGCCGCTGCCGCCGATGATCAGCGCGGCGAACCGCGAGGTGCTGCAGTCGATGGCGACGCTGCAGCACGCGGTGCGTGGAGGCCGGGCGCGCGCGCAGTGCGAGGAGATCGCGGCGCGCGTCGCGGCCGACGATGGGCTCGATCACGTGGTGGGCGTCGAGATCGCGACCGACACGTTCGACGTCGTCGCGTACTTCGAGGAGGACCGCACCGAGCCGCTCGCGCGCGACGTGCACGTGTCGTGTCGGGTGCCGCGATGACGTGGTTTCCGCAGACTCCGGCGCTGCGCCTCGCGACGCTGCGCGTGCTCGTCGGCGGCTACGGGCTCGTCTACCTGCTGGTGCGGCTGCCGCACTTGCTGAGCTACGCGCTCGACGATCTCGGACGCTTCGCGCCAGTCGGCATCGTGTCGCTCGCGCCGGCGCCCACGCTGCCCTGGCTCTATCGCGCGCTCGTCGCGTTGCTGATCCCGACCAGCATCGCGTTCGTGCTCGGCGTGCGGCATCGCGTGCTCGCGCCGCTGCACGCCGCGCTGCTGCTCTGGGTGCTCACGTACTCGAACAGCTGGGGGAAGATCCTCCACACCGACAACCTCTTCGTGATGCACGTGATCGTGCTCGCGCTCGCGCCCGCGTCGGACGCGTTCTCGATCGACGCGCGTGGTCGCGCGCCGGTCGCCGATCACCCGCGCTACGGCTGGGCGCCGCGGTTGATGGTCGCGGTCGCGGCGGCGACCTATCTGCTCGCGGGGATCGCGAAGCTGCGGAACAACGGGCTCGACTTCGCGATGGGCGAGACGCTGCGCAACTTCGTGGCGTTCGACAACGTGCGCAAGATCGAGCTCGGCTCGGCGTACTCGCCGCTCGGCGCGGTGCTGGTGCCCTACGTCGGGCTCTTCTCGTTGCTCGCGTGGGGCAGCCTCGCGCTCGAGCTCGGCGCGCCGCTCGCGCTGCATCCGCGCATCGGACGCGCGTGGGCGATCGGCATGTGGGGCTTCCACGTCGGCGTGCTCGCGCTGATGGCGATCGGGTTCGTGTACCCGCTGAGCTTCATCGCGTTCGCGCCGCTCTTCGAGGTCGAGCGCATCTGGCGCGCGAGGCCGCTGCGACGATTCGCGATCACTGGATGACGACGCCGGCGCGCGCGCCGAAGAAGAAGCCGCCGAGCAGCTCGTCGTAGTCGCTCGGGAATTCGTAGCCCGGGGGCTGATCGACGAAGTACGAGACCGGCGTGAGCGCGCCGCCGAGCTCGAGATCGACGGCGATCGCGAGCGTCGCCGGCACGACGAACACCAGCGAGCGCACGAAGCCCCCGAGGTAGCCGTGCAGCGTGCCCGAGAGGATCTCGTTGAACGCACCGCGCGTGTACGAGACGAGCTGCTCGAGCGTGGCGCGCGCACCGACGTCGATCTCGAGCCAGTCGTCGCCGCCGAAGAGCACGAACGCGCTCAGCGTGCCGCGCACGACGAGCATGTCGTAGTGCCACTGCGTCCCGCCCTCGATGCCCGCGCCGATCTCGGCGCCGAGCCCGAGGGTGCCGCCGCGCGCGACCTGCAGCGCGAGATCGAGCCCGCCGAGCGTCGCCGGCGTGTCGGGCACCTGACGGAACGACGCGAGCCCGACGAAACGAACGCGCAGCGGAGGCTCGGGCGCGGCCTCGATCACCGCGGGCGCCGGCGCGGGCGCAGGCGCGGGCGCGGGCGCGGGCACGGGCTCGGTGGTGACGACGACCGGCGCCGGCTCCTCGACGCGCCCTTCGATCGTCGCGAGCCACTCCGCGATCCACAGCGCCGCGATGCGCGCCCGGCTCGACGAGGGAAAGCCCGCCATCGCGAGCTCCGCGGGCCCACGCAGGGTCGCGCCCTCGCCATCGAGCACGCGCGCCGACCACACCTCGGCCTCGCAGTCCGCGATCACCACCTCGACGCGCAGCGGCGCCGCGCCCTCGGGCACCAGCTGCCACGACGCGCCGAGCTCGAGCGCGAGCGCGCCTGCCACCGCGCCCTCCGCGCCGGCGCATCCCTCGACCCGCACGCTCACCTCGCGCGCCGACACGCTCGAGGCCGTGCAGGTGATCGCGCTCGCGATCACCGCCGCGATCCACCGCGTCATCACGGGCCGATCGCGCGCGACACCGACGCGCGCCACGCGCCGTTCGGATATGCGCGCAGATACTCTTCGGCCGCGCGCAGCGCGCCTTCGCGATCGCCGCTGCGCGCGAGCGCATCGACGAGACGCGCCTTCGCGGTCTCTTCGAGCGCGGGAGGGAGCCCGGCCGCGATCGCACGGCGCAGATCGACCACCGCTTCCGCGGCGCGCCCGTGATCGAGCAAGAGCCGCCCGCGCGTCAGGCTCGCGATCGCCGCGCGGCGATCACCCTCGCGCTGCGCCGCGATCGCGAGGTGCTCGAGCGCTTCGTCGATGCGCCCGGCGCGACGCGCTTCGTCGGCTCGCTCGAGCAGGGTATCGATGTCCTCGACCGGCACGCGCGGCACGCGGCGCTGCGCCGGCTCGGCCGCCGCGACCTCGGGCTCCGGCTCCGCCGGCGTCGCTTCGACCTCGCGCACCGGCGCCGCCGTCGCGACGTGGATCGACTCGCCCGCGCCCAGCGAGCGCACCCGATCGGGCACCGACTCGCCGCGCACCAGCACCCGGCCGCGCGCGACCTGCACCCGCACTCCGTCTTCCGCGCGATCGACCTCGAACGACGTCCCCACGACCTCGACGGTCACCACGCCCGCCTCGATCGTCCAGCGCCTCGGCCCGCCGGGACGCACGTCGAAGCGCGCGCGCCCCTCGCGCAGGAGCAGCGAGAACCGCTCTCCCGAGTTCTCGAGCGGCTCGAGCGATGCACCGGGCGCGATCGCGATCACCGATCCGTCGTCCAGCGCGACCGACGCACCGGTCACGCCCGCCGCGCGCATCGCCTCGTCGATCGGCGCGCCCTGCGTCGCGAGCGGCCCGGGTCGCGACGGCGAGACCTCGCGCGGGATCATCACGACGAGCACCGCCGCCGCCGCTGCGAGCACCACACCGCCTGCGATCGCGCGCCGTCGTCGCGTCGTGTCCTGCGCGTACGTGCGATCCGCGATCGCGCGCCACCCTCGCGCGAGCCGCGCCTCGTCGACCGGCACCTCGAGCGTCTCGCCGAGCTGCGTCTTGCGCTCGCTCATGCCTCGTCCCCCCTCGAGATCGACGCGCCGATGCGCGCCTGGATCTCCTCGTCCGCCGCCACGATCCGCCGCTTCACCGTCGCGAGCGACGCGCCCACCGCGTCCGCGATCTCCTGCAGCGGCCAGCCCTCGACCCGCCGCAGCGTCCACGCGATGCGCGCATCGGCCGGCATCGCGCGCAGCACGTTCGAGATGCGCGCGAGCTCCGCGCGCTCCTCGGGGCCCACCGAGTCCGACGCGAGCTGATCGAAGCTCACCTCTTCGTCTCCCCGATCGAGCCCCAGTCGCTTCAACAACCCTCGTCGTCGCAACCTCGAACGGGCGAGGTTCGCCGCGATGCGCGCCACCCACGCGCCGAACGACGCGGGATCGCGCAGCGTCGCGAGGCTGCGCAGCGCCTTCACGAACGCGTCCTGCACCACGTCGTCGACCTCGGCGGTGCGCCCGAGCAGCAGCGTGGCGACGCGGATCACGTCGGGCGCGTGACGACGATAGAGCGCCTCACCGGCCCATCGATCTCCGGCGATCGCCCGCGCGACCAGCGCCGCGTCGTCTCCGCCGCGCGAGGGGAGCGGCGTCACGACCGCGCCGCCGTCGGACGTGCGACGCTCCGCCGGAGCTCGAGGGGTGTGCGACGCTCGCATCGTGGGTCCGACGCTCGAGCGGACGAGAACGGCTCACGCGAAAAAAGATCGAGCCGAAGCGCGAGCCCGGTGCGTCGAGCCGTCAACGTCCGCCAGAGGACGGGAAAGGGCAACCCTTCTCGCCATGAGAGCCGTCGATCTGCTTCGCTTCTTCTTCGCCGCGGCCGCGCTCGCCGCGCCCTTCGCCGGATGTGACGGCGGGCCGAGCCTCGAGGAGCTCAACCGCGTGACCGCGGTGCGCGACCCCAGCGTCGACGACACCGCGCCCGACGCGCCGTTCCGCCCCGGTCAGCGCCGCGACGTGGGAGACGCGGACGCGACGTTCGACGCCGAGGGCTGGAACGAGTTCATGAGCGCGGTGACGATGCCCGGCGATCTCGACGGCGACGGCATCGGCGATCTCGTCGTGTGGGGCGAGCTCCCGAACCCGCCCGACATCGTGCCCTGCCACATGGGGTGCCCCGGCTTCTCGCAGCTCGCGATCCGCATCATCTACGGCTCCACCACGCTCGGCGCCGACGGAACGCTTCGCACCGACGCGGAGCTGCTGAGCTGGCACGTCAACGGGCTGCGCATGTCGGTCGACGCGGCGGGCGACGTGAACGGCGACGGGCTCGCCGATCTCGTCGTCGGCGTGGGCACGTCGATCGACGACGTGCAGGGCAACGCGTTCGTGATCCTCGGCGGACCGCGCCTGCGCGGCACCCACGACGTGCGCGACGTGGGCCTCCTCCTGCGCGAGAACGGATCGACGCACTTCGATCAGGTCGCAGGGCTCGGCGACGTCGACGGCGACGGGCGCGACGACTTCGCGGTCGGCGCGACGCAGTGGCCCAGCGCCGAGGATCCGCGCGGCCGTCTCTACGTGTACTACGGCGCCGATGGCGAGCCCGATCGTCGCAGCGAGGACGATGCGAGCGCCGCGATCACGAGCGAAGGCGCGACGCGCTTCGGCATCGCGCAGGCCGCGGGCGACGTGAACGGCGACGGACGCGGGGACTTCCTGGTGCGCGAGGAGGACGAGCTCGGCGCGGTGATCGCGACGACGTGGCTCGTGCTCGGGCGTGCCGAGCGCTTCGCGGGCGACGTCGACGTGGCGAGCATCGGCACGCGCATCGACGCCAGCGTGGTGCGCGGGCTCGGCGATCTCGACGGCGACGGGATCGACGATCTCGGCGCGACCGCCGACGAGGGCGCGCGCGACGGATTCGTGCTCTGGGGCCGCCCCGAGTGGCCCGAGTCGATCGTCCCGAGCGAGGCCGACACGTGGATCGATCGCGGCGAGGACACGCGCGCGAGCGGGACCGCAGCGCGACAGGTGCTGCCCGCGGGCGACGTCGACGACGACGGCCACCCCGACTTCTTCTATGCCGATCCCGGCTACGGGCCCGAAGGCGTGTCGCGCGGTGCGGCGTACCTCTTCCGCGGTGCGCTCGCGCGGGCGAGCGGCGGACATCCGCTCTCCGAGGCGACCGCGTTCCTCGGGCAGGACTGGCACGCGGAGAACGAGCCCGACACGCGGCGCGGCTACGACTCGATCGGGCGCTCGATCGCGTCGGGCTCCGACGTGAACGGCGACGGCATCGACGATCTCGTGCTCGCGGCGACGAGCGCGCCCGACGGTGGTCGCGGCTATCTCTGGCTCGGGCGGAGGGACGAGTGATTCGCGCGCTCGTGATCGCGCTCGCGCTCTTCGTCGCTGCGTGCGCCGAGAGCCATCGGCGCGGGGACGAGGAGCTCGACGCGATGATCGCCGACGCCGACGCGAGCACGCTCGATGCGGGCGGGCGCGATGCGGGCGTGCGCGGCGACGCCGGGCCTGGACCGCGCTGCGGGCCCAACCGCTGCCGCGGCGGCGAGATCTGCTGCCACGCCGAGTGCGGCATCTGCGCGTTCGAGGACGAGTGCGCCGACATCGTGTGCGGCGTGCGCTGATTTCGAGCCCGCGTTTCCACCGCACAGTCACACGACAGGTGTCCGTCATGAGCGGTTCCCTGCTACGGTCGTCCGCTTCCGGATTCCCGGATGCTTCAGGGGAGCAAGCGCATGCGGTGGTCGTCTCGATTCGTGTGGATGTCGGTCGTGCTCGCGACGTTCGTCGTGGTCCCAGGTTGCGGCGACGACGATGTGATGGACGTCGCCGACGCGGGGCGCGACGCGGGCCGTGGCGACGCCGGTCGTGACGCGTCGACGCCGGTCGATGCCGGCAGCGACGACGCGCAGGTCGAGGACGACGCGCAGGTCGAGGACGACGCGCAGGTCGACGACGACGCGAGCGTGATGGAGGACGGCGGCATGCCCGACGGCTGCACGCCGATCGAGTGCGACGTCGAGGCGTGCGGCACGATCGACGACGGCTGCGGTGGCACCGCGGACTGCGGCGGCTGCGCGGCGCCCGACACCTGCGTCGACAACGTGTGCACGTGCGTCCCGCAGACGCAGGAAGCGGCGTGCGGGACGCGCGAGTGCGGAGCCGCGCCGAACGGCTGCGGGACCAACTACGACTGCGGCACCTGCGACGGCGGTGAGACCTGCAACGCGAGCGGCACGTGCGAGTGCGTGCCGGTGACGCAGGAGGTCGCGTGCGGCGCGCGCGAGTGCGGGACCGCGCCGAACGGCTGCGGGACCAACTACGACTGCGGCACCTGCGGCAGCGGTGAGACCTGCAACACGACGACCGGCATGTGCGACTGCGTGCCGGTGACGCAGGAAGTGGCGTGCGGGACGCGCGAGTGCGGGACCGCGCCGAACGGCTGCGGGACCAACTACGACTGCGGCACCTGCGAGAGCGGCGAGACCTGCAACGAGACGACCGGCGTGTGCGGGTGCGTGCCGGTGACGCAGGAAGCGGCGTGCGGCGCGCGCGAGTGCGGGACGGCGCCGAACGGCTGCGGCACCAACTACGTCTGCGGCACCTGCGACGGCAGTGAGGCGTGCAACACGACGACCGGCGTGTGCGAGTGCGCGCCGGTCCCGCAGGACGTCGCGTGCGCGGGCCGCACGTGCGGCACTGCGTCGAACGGCTGCGGCACCGACTACACGTGCGGCGCGTGCCCGAGCGGCGAGTCGTGCACCGAGACGTTCCAGTGCGCGCTGCCCAGCGTCGGCTGGTGCAAGCTGCAGTGGCCGCCCACCGCGACGTACGCCGAGGGCGGCAGCGTGACGGTCTACGGCCACGTCTACGTGCAGAGCCTCACCGATGGCTCGACCAGCACCGACACCGATCCCCGCTTGCTCGCCGCCGTCGGCTACGGCCCGGACGGCACGCAGCCGAGCACCGCGAGCTGGACGTGGACCAGCGCGACCGCGAACCCCGGCTGGACCGGCGGCAGCACGCCGAACAACGACGAGTACCAGGCCGACCTCGCCGCGCCGGCGGGCACGTGGGACTACGCGTATCGCTTCAGCAGCGACGGCGGCGCGACGTGGGTCTACTGCGACGGAGACGTCGAGGGCTCCTCCGACGGCTACGAGCTCGATCAGGCCGGCGCGCTCACCGTGACGGCATCGATCGCAGCGCCCTCGATCACGAGCGTGAGCCACGCCGCGCTCGCCCA is a window encoding:
- a CDS encoding FecR family protein; protein product: MSERKTQLGETLEVPVDEARLARGWRAIADRTYAQDTTRRRRAIAGGVVLAAAAAVLVVMIPREVSPSRPGPLATQGAPIDEAMRAAGVTGASVALDDGSVIAIAPGASLEPLENSGERFSLLLREGRARFDVRPGGPRRWTIEAGVVTVEVVGTSFEVDRAEDGVRVQVARGRVLVRGESVPDRVRSLGAGESIHVATAAPVREVEATPAEPEPEVAAAEPAQRRVPRVPVEDIDTLLERADEARRAGRIDEALEHLAIAAQREGDRRAAIASLTRGRLLLDHGRAAEAVVDLRRAIAAGLPPALEETAKARLVDALARSGDREGALRAAEEYLRAYPNGAWRASVSRAIGP
- a CDS encoding FG-GAP repeat protein, coding for MRAVDLLRFFFAAAALAAPFAGCDGGPSLEELNRVTAVRDPSVDDTAPDAPFRPGQRRDVGDADATFDAEGWNEFMSAVTMPGDLDGDGIGDLVVWGELPNPPDIVPCHMGCPGFSQLAIRIIYGSTTLGADGTLRTDAELLSWHVNGLRMSVDAAGDVNGDGLADLVVGVGTSIDDVQGNAFVILGGPRLRGTHDVRDVGLLLRENGSTHFDQVAGLGDVDGDGRDDFAVGATQWPSAEDPRGRLYVYYGADGEPDRRSEDDASAAITSEGATRFGIAQAAGDVNGDGRGDFLVREEDELGAVIATTWLVLGRAERFAGDVDVASIGTRIDASVVRGLGDLDGDGIDDLGATADEGARDGFVLWGRPEWPESIVPSEADTWIDRGEDTRASGTAARQVLPAGDVDDDGHPDFFYADPGYGPEGVSRGAAYLFRGALARASGGHPLSEATAFLGQDWHAENEPDTRRGYDSIGRSIASGSDVNGDGIDDLVLAATSAPDGGRGYLWLGRRDE
- a CDS encoding serine/threonine-protein kinase PknK — encoded protein: MDLSLAPGHLLRGRFEITGVLGRGGMGIVYEAHDREQGTVVALKVMRDAPSAQSVYHFKREFRTLADLRHPNLVRLGELFGEAGEWFFTMERVHGVDLLTWVRGRHTSRSRPPSTPSADDTLRIELDSSQSPLADDARPSATRSIDPLARTTARPPSGYDEHRLRHSLGQLASGVAALHAAGHVHRDLKPSNVLVTPEGRVVLIDFGIARPHLGGSTATRRAIEGTVVYMAPEQATGEAVGPAADWYSIGAMLFEAITGVVPFDGPPVRVLARKAEEAPPWPSAMVPCPADLDALVVEMLAPDPAERPELASILRVAGTPVTEAVLREPAASVPFVGRDSELRVLRTAFDQHRRRGRPIVLRVVGESGVGKSALVRRFLEDVQHAHADVVRLTGRCYANELVPYKAWDGVIDALTRHLRRLEETRGTAQVRWLVPPSVPALVRVFPVLARVESIADLVATDGAPDTRNPERMRREAFDAFRELLRNLSREGPIVIAIDDWHWADRDSDLLFGDLATHPDSPPLVLVITQRGLPTNEALSTETTTTFQTAPSFQSTTVALGRLTESETRALAGELSQAGAEAGALDEIVRESGGHPMFLHQLLHRLGDRDATLRLDDVIRERARSLADDARSVLELVCVAGVPLSREVIEAAAGLPRARCATALDDLVGAQLLRARAEGGRLEPWHDRIREAVEAGLTQPAKTSVHAALADALSRVAGDDDSTLELVRHLAAAGHSERAAQAAEAAARRAERTLAFDRAAELYRFALELGRHDGPRELGLRLALAGALSNAGRGALEAAQGFLAAADATTDAGCALELRTRALEQLSISGHVTQALDLLRRLCRDVGVTVPRSRIATAIAYLWHRTRLRMFGLPTHVDGAAPARSAAEHRLYMTAFMHLPILDPLLATWLHARTLVLALRTRDRAMLGLCLCREAGISLTFDASGIEHAMRASQLAHQLFEGDSAIEHRAWLRIGDAIRCYFSGRFQAAIALFREGESIWSEEPQQRVANASQVAVFVLGCQRYLGRIDALRRELVRLRRDAVWRGNVYLETTATLAANLGPLLQDGPDAARLELDRVSESALGRWGGNDWYRVRADAEIDLHRGAGVPELREHLARLARVQRTSVGWVVTWGAEMQALEGRLWLACADHGDTSGLRRVAKIARKLGKHPLPYGPIWGGLLDAAVRLRRGDSIGGRASLEDCAVQADLHGYSLYGAAARARLGELRGMVSPEARSYFVGEGVTDEDGALRVVAPGFRMQPRMFGGGETLKLKAG
- a CDS encoding HTTM domain-containing protein, with translation MTWFPQTPALRLATLRVLVGGYGLVYLLVRLPHLLSYALDDLGRFAPVGIVSLAPAPTLPWLYRALVALLIPTSIAFVLGVRHRVLAPLHAALLLWVLTYSNSWGKILHTDNLFVMHVIVLALAPASDAFSIDARGRAPVADHPRYGWAPRLMVAVAAATYLLAGIAKLRNNGLDFAMGETLRNFVAFDNVRKIELGSAYSPLGAVLVPYVGLFSLLAWGSLALELGAPLALHPRIGRAWAIGMWGFHVGVLALMAIGFVYPLSFIAFAPLFEVERIWRARPLRRFAITG
- a CDS encoding RNA polymerase sigma factor produces the protein MTPLPSRGGDDAALVARAIAGDRWAGEALYRRHAPDVIRVATLLLGRTAEVDDVVQDAFVKALRSLATLRDPASFGAWVARIAANLARSRLRRRGLLKRLGLDRGDEEVSFDQLASDSVGPEERAELARISNVLRAMPADARIAWTLRRVEGWPLQEIADAVGASLATVKRRIVAADEEIQARIGASISRGDEA